The genomic DNA CTGTCCCAATGCTGGGGATCGGCCTCCCTCAGTCTCTTGAGTATATCTTGCCTCCTCTCCTGGAACACCTGGACCACGCCTCTCTCTTCTGCTTCCTTCTTCAGGTCGGCGTcacccatctcatccagcaACTCGTGTAGTAACCTAGCATGGTTGGGATCCGCCCCGACTTCTTCGACTCCCGAACTCAAAAGCGCGGCATTGTAGTGCTCAGGACGGAGAGCCACGATTCCAGCACGGAATTTGTGACCCGCCCGGAGAACGCGCGCCTCTTCATCTGCGAGCGCCTTGGAAGACAAAGAAATGATCGAGTTGGAGCGAGAGAGGGCCTTGCGGGACTCGCGTGATTGAGCAACGGCGTCGTCTTCGGCGTCGGAAATAATGGCAGCTGTATAATTGGCTGAGAGGTCCGAGTcagttgggagagggggagtaGGACCAGATGCCAGGCTGGATGATTTGCCATTAGCGTTGTcaagggaagaaaaggaagcgGCATCGCCCTTGTCGTTTCCGGCagtggtgctggcggtgtcCACGCCCGAGTCGTCGGCTGCTGACAGGCGGGTGTCGGGGAACTCGTCTTCAAAGCGCTTGATGATGCCATGTAGGGTATTATCCAAGAACATGAGACGGTCTGCGACTACTGTTAGCATCAGAGTATTCCTATAGGACTGTAAAGAGAGGCACGTACGATAAGTGTGGCTATCATTCGCCGCCATCTTGGCTTTGACGATAGCAGGCTGGAGCCTCAAGCGGATCTTGCGAGCGCTGAGCAGCAGGTGCTTGCTCGtatccttggccttggccaccGCAGTGGTAGGTTCCTTCTCACCGTCTCCCAAGGAAACCTGATCCACCTCACCAGCCAACAGTTCAGGGACAGAATGCGAAGAAATATCATCGCCCCTGTTCTTGAGGCAGCAAGCAAGAGCCTTGACGACTCCAGTGCCGCCGATGACATAGTCGTTATCCGGAGCGGCATCAACATCTGCATCAGCATCCAAAGAGAGCATGACATCGTGTCCAACTAGCCGTTGCAGGACATCGGGATATTCGGGCTCGGCCTTGAAGCTACCCGACAGCAAGCCCTCCTCAGCTGTTGGTGCAGgcgttgttgctgatgtAGCGGTCTGCAAAGCAGTAGCAAGCTCCATGTTTCTCAACCCATACGCGACGACTTGCTTGGCCATGGCCTTGACCAAATCACTCGATTGCTCGCTGGGTACCTCGATATCAACTGCCACCAGGCTGGTTGAAACCCTGGCGGCAGCGAGGAGCGATGCAAACAGGGCACATgcctcttcttgtttctcttCAGAATTCGCACTTGTCGTGAGCTCGACAAGGTCCTTGTTTTGCAGGAAGCTGATATGTGCCAAGCCAGTAACCTCCGGCAGGATTTCTGCCAGAGCAATGGCTTGCTCAGCACTAAGTGTGCAATCCGCCAGATGGATGCGCTTGAGGCAAGCAAACTTGGGAAGATATCTTCTCAGAACAGCCACCGCGCTCGGGTCTGAGCTGAAGAGCTCATGGTTATGGCTCAAGTCGATAAACCTCAAGTGATCCAGCTTCACCAGTGTAGGGAACAGCTTGCACAGACTCGACGGCTCCAGATTGCAGTCAGCCAGGCTGAGCGCCCAAAGAGGGCATGTTTCCACCTCGAGTGAATCGGCCAGTATTCCCAGCTTGTCCCGAAGGTCATTCCCACCCAAATCAAGGCCCTCACACTGGTTGCTCTTCAGGAATCTCGCCACGTGGGCCAGGCCCTCCGAGTCAATATCATTGTGCGCCAGATTCAACCTCTTAATTCCACATTTGATAGCACCGTCGATGACGGCTGCCAGCTGAGGTGTAGACAGTCCTGTTTGCGCCATACTTAGCAGAGTAAGTGTTGACCCCCCCAGTCTTTCCCCTAATGACTTCGCAAAGAGCGAGCACAgagcttgaggaggtggttgttgcccATCCGGCAGGGGAACGCAGACATGTCGTGGGAACTGAATCCCGCTCAAGTCCAGGACCTTGAGGGTCCTGCAAAGATAGATAAACAAGCATATGTGCCTCCAGCCCTCCGGGCCGATTCTGTTGTTGCTAAGCACCAGCCGCTCAACGACACCGCCTTGCTCTATGAGCCCATCGACGGTGCCAGTTGATGATTTCTGCTGCTGTAGTTGCAACTGTCTCCTTCGTTTTAGTGGTGACAGAACCTTGGTTTTTCTCGCTGCTAGCAAGCCAGCCAGGATAACTCTGAGCCCTTCATCTGCCAAGGAGCAGTCCACCAGAATCAGCTCTCTGACGGGGACAACAGCGAGGTAATCACCCAACGTCACCAGATCGGGCAGCGCCATGTAGTAGCCCGTCAAATCCAGCTTCTCAACCATACCCGTCTCAGCAGAAAAGTTGGCCGGGTCCATCAGCTGTTCGGTTATCTTCTTAAGAATATGTGTCTCCCGCAGCTGACAGCACCGGCGGTATATCCTAACTGGGTTGGTAGTGGGCATCGTTTGAGGTGGATTTGCAAGTCCGGCAGGTGTTTCAGGTCGATAACTCCCGCCGTTGGCGGACGTGGAGGAATCAGAATCAGAGTTGTAATAGAGCTCCATAGGAACAGTTCCGTTGGCCTCCGCCTGCCGCCGTTTCCGTTCCTTGCGGGCCTTGCGGTCTTCctcgctcttcttcttcttttctttcttccttgCGTCGGATGCTGAAGCAGCAGAAGATATTGGTATTGGCGAAGCTGCAGCTGGCGAGGTGCACAGGCGTGGAGTTGAGGATGTGCCCTCTGTGGCGGGTTCCTTCGGTACTTCTTCCCCCCGTGGCTTTGATGGAACCATCAACTTCCTTTTGGCATTCCACCGCTTTGGGGTTCTTGAGAGCTTCCg from Podospora pseudoanserina strain CBS 124.78 chromosome 2, whole genome shotgun sequence includes the following:
- the MHP1 gene encoding Microtubules assembly and stabilization protein (COG:S; EggNog:ENOG503NWI8) translates to MEHIHSLDVSWMTHGNPKDRPVRPLLGRQRSLSNPAPLDSPTPAATTNGHGRNDNTQAAQGTPNVAPSPNRPALGTRTSSDEKRISQPAVPHPPQRRGSWFSNISQKFSSSNGATQSPPVANTASPKPAEFSVPKANPAKQAVLQHAAKPEGEGPYTPAPPRGSQTNGLLHVFRRLSSSTSSGSLNPTFKAHNHGLVERQVLNVDRNRERCAISGLNQAKLRRVAFCVDVEIAPMPKYIDEMDERKAKDKAAKEMKKKLKEKGEAEALKNPKAVECQKEVDVPKEPATEGTSSTPRLCTSPAAASPIPISSAASASDARKKEKKKKSEEDRKARKERKRRQAEANGTVPMELYYNSDSDSSTSANGGSYRPETPAGLANPPQTMPTTNPVRIYRRCCQLRETHILKKITEQLMDPANFSAETGMVEKLDLTGYYMALPDLVTLGDYLAVVPVRELILVDCSLADEGLRVILAGLLAARKTKVLSPLKRRRQLQLQQQKSSTGTVDGLIEQGGVVERLVLSNNRIGPEGWRHICLFIYLCRTLKVLDLSGIQFPRHVCVPLPDGQQPPPQALCSLFAKSLGERLGGSTLTLLSMAQTGLSTPQLAAVIDGAIKCGIKRLNLAHNDIDSEGLAHVARFLKSNQCEGLDLGGNDLRDKLGILADSLEVETCPLWALSLADCNLEPSSLCKLFPTLVKLDHLRFIDLSHNHELFSSDPSAVAVLRRYLPKFACLKRIHLADCTLSAEQAIALAEILPEVTGLAHISFLQNKDLVELTTSANSEEKQEEACALFASLLAAARVSTSLVAVDIEVPSEQSSDLVKAMAKQVVAYGLRNMELATALQTATSATTPAPTAEEGLLSGSFKAEPEYPDVLQRLVGHDVMLSLDADADVDAAPDNDYVIGGTGVVKALACCLKNRGDDISSHSVPELLAGEVDQVSLGDGEKEPTTAVAKAKDTSKHLLLSARKIRLRLQPAIVKAKMAANDSHTYHRLMFLDNTLHGIIKRFEDEFPDTRLSAADDSGVDTASTTAGNDKGDAASFSSLDNANGKSSSLASGPTPPLPTDSDLSANYTAAIISDAEDDAVAQSRESRKALSRSNSIISLSSKALADEEARVLRAGHKFRAGIVALRPEHYNAALLSSGVEEVGADPNHARLLHELLDEMGDADLKKEAEERGVVQVFQERRQDILKRLREADPQHWDSFVESQVMARKNVGLPEPEERKIKEQGVIDEEAIED